A window from Citrus sinensis cultivar Valencia sweet orange chromosome 3, DVS_A1.0, whole genome shotgun sequence encodes these proteins:
- the LOC102614927 gene encoding transcription factor bHLH162-like, which produces MKKRSDQSSKPDRKTIEKNRRDHMKSLCFKLSSLIPSHHFKASKDMISQQDQLDLASCYIKQLRERVDKLKGMKERAMKSIKPNNINNIMDETNDFCSNLPVVELRDLGSSIEVILISGLQRSFMLYEVISILEEEGAEVVSASFSTVGDKVFHSVHAQVKISRLGVETSRVCQRLHDLVF; this is translated from the exons atgaagaaaagaagcgatcaatcatcaaaacctGACCGAAAAACCATCGAAAAGAATCGCAGAGATCACATGAAATCTTTATGCTTCAAGCTTTCTTCTCTCATTCCTTCTCACCACTTCAAAGCCTCCAAG GATATGATATCGCAGCAAGATCAGCTGGATTTAGCTTCCTGCTACATAAAGCAGCTGAGAGAAAGAGTAGATAAGCTGAAGGGAATGAAGGAACGAGCAATGAAGTCAATAAAAccaaacaatattaataacattATGGATGAAACGAATGATTTTTGTTCAAACTTGCCCGTGGTTGAATTAAGAGACTTGGGTTCTAGTATTGAAGTGATTTTGATAAGTGGGTTGCAAAGGAGCTTCATGTTGTATGAAGTTATTAGTATTCTTGAAGAAGAAGGTGCTGAAGTCGTCAGTGCTAGCTTTTCTACTGTTGGTGATAAAGTTTTTCACTCAGTTCATGCCCAG GTTAAAATCTCAAGACTTGGCGTTGAGACTTCAAGGGTTTGCCAGAGATTGCATGACTTGGTTTTCTGA